One part of the Papilio machaon chromosome 5, ilPapMach1.1, whole genome shotgun sequence genome encodes these proteins:
- the LOC106713518 gene encoding monocarboxylate transporter 9 — translation MMTTKVPPDGGYGWVITFAYALNNVVVLPLIAGFALVFQEAFEDTEISAAQGTLIITLNHGIGMLLSFFGGPVLRRWGYRKVAVFGALMISSGLILTSMANNFWVFLLSYGIINSMGVAAVMAAFTLAINSFFREKRGRAIGVGMSITGLGTILMPMLMSALMYSYGWRYAVLILGGLCLHSLSAALLLRPAKWYLIKPPVLEEMKPLNKENNEELINDSVTISSKLTDSLSLPKHEEPIENGVHSKSLSMRSLKNANNIQTRNAVSHPDISNKPPDPPLSESRYKWWESQEINLGSSINIFYEEENIKQLKAKQNEIYINEDEKPKSVWSRFIDFFDLTLLSDPIFVNIMFGLSMASCVEINFSLLLPIILKDMLKFETADIAKLMAVIGFSDTLFRFVSPFIGEWCHKPPRVMYLISLIMIIFIRSLMLVTTSFTGMLFVSLAIGVTKGVRTVYMNIVIPSYVPLERLPFASGIQMFFNGIVIITLGSLLGRMREASGTYRLPIIVLNLVTFVTVAMWIMEFLYFRIRKKTSNETIDA, via the exons ATGATGACTACTAAAGTTCCGCCAGATGGCGGATATGGATGGGTGATAACATTTGCTTACGCCCTAAATAAC GTTGTGGTGCTTCCCCTTATCGCTGGTTTTGCTCTAGTATTTCAAGAGGCTTTTGAGGACACAGAAATATCAGCAGCTCAGGGAACATTAATAATTACCCTTAACCATGGCATTGGCATGCTGCTTTCATTCTTCGGTGGTCCAGTGCTTCGGAGATGGGGTTACCGAAAAGTTGCTGTGTTTGGTGCATTGATGATCTCTTCCGGACTTATTTTGACTTCGATGGCCAACAACTTCTGGGTCTTCTTACTGTCGTACggtattattaatt cAATGGGAGTAGCCGCAGTCATGGCTGCTTTCACTTTAGCAATAAACTCATTCTTCAGAGAGAAAAGAGGGAGAGCAATAGGTGTTGGCATGTCTATTACAGGCTTAGGTACAATCCTGATGCCCATGTTAATGAGCGCCCTCATGTATTCTTACGGTTGGAGATACGCAGTACTAATATTGGGTGGTTTATGTCTCCATTCTTTATCGGCTGCTCTTTTACTGAGACCAGCAAAgtggtatttaattaaacctcCAGTTTTAGAAGAAATGAAACCATTGAATAAGGAGAACAATGAAGAATTGATCAATGATAGCGTTACAATTTCGTCTAAACTAACAG ATTCTTTATCTCTGCCGAAACATGAAGAGCCAATAGAAAACGGCGTGCACTCAAAAAGTTTGTCGATGAGATCTTTAAAGAACGCCAACAATATACAAACGAGGAATGCTGTCTCGCATCCAGATATAAGTAATAAACCACCAGATCCTCCGCTATCGGAGTCACGTTACAAATGGTGGGAATCTCAAGAAATTAATTTGGGAAGttcaattaacattttttacgaAGAAGAAAACATCAAACAGCTTAAAGCAAAACAAAATGAGATTTACATCAATGAAGATGAAAAACCTAAAAGTGTCTGGAGCAGATTCATTGATTTTTTcgatttaactttattaagtgACCCTATATTCGTCAACATCATGTTCGGATTATCGATGGCTTCGTGTgtggaaattaatttttctttactcTTACCAATAATTCTCAAGGACATGTTAAAATTTGAGACGGCGGATATAGCGAAACTTATGGCTGTAATAGGTTTTTCAGACACGCTGTTCCGTTTTGTGTCTCCCTTCATTGGTGAATGGTGTCACAAACCACCAAGAGTGATGTACTTAATCAGCTTGATTATGATCATCTTCATTCGTAGCC TGATGCTGGTTACTACGTCTTTCACGGGGATGTTGTTCGTGTCTTTGGCTATCGGAGTAACAAAGGGAGTTCGCACGGTTTACATGAACATTGTTATCCCGAGCTACGTACCCTTGGAACGGTTGCCCTTCGCTTCTGGCATACAGATGTTCTTCAATGGAATCGTGATTATTACTCTAGGATCATTACTAG GTCGCATGCGAGAGGCTTCGGGCACGTACAGGCTGCCTATAATAGTGTTAAACTTAGTTACATTTGTCACTGTGGCGATGTGGATCATGGAATTCTTGTATTTTAGAATAAGGAAGAAAACTTCAAATGAAACAATTGatgcttaa
- the LOC106713521 gene encoding mucin-22-like translates to MYGRSNIVIFFVLSVAWQVHGADTTTTSVITTEAATNVTATTAAATTDSATTAAATTEDATTAAATTVAATTEAATTNAGTTITTTDAATTVTTTDAATTITTTDAATTVTTTDAATTITTTDAATTVTTTDAATTITTTDAATTVTTTDAATIVTTTDAATTITTTDAATTVTTTDAATTVTTTDAATTITTTDAATTVTTTDAATTVTTTDVPTTITTTDAATTVTTTDAATTVITTDAPTTITTTDAATTVTTTDAATTVTTTDAATTITTTDAATTVTTTDAATTVTTTDAPTTITTTDAATTVTTTDAATTVTTTDAPTTITTTDAATTVTTTDAATTITTTDAATTVTTTDAATTVTTTDAPTTITTTDAATTVTTTDAATTVTTTDAATTITTTDAATTVTTTDAATTVTTTDAPTTITTTDAATTVTTTDAATTITTTDAPTTITTTDAATTVTTTDAATTVTTTDAPTTITTTDAATTVTTTDAATTITTTDAPTTITTTDATTTVTTTDATTVTTTDATTVTTTAAPTTVTTTTVATTVTTTDATTVMVCTAAGRFANTADATCQTYYMCILQNDGSYRQYEYICPSISVFDPNKAVCTTTSYTCPTA, encoded by the exons ATGTACGGTCGATCTAATATcgtcatatttttt GTGCTGTCTGTAGCATGGCAAGTACATGGCGCCGATACAACAACCACTTCTGTAATAACTACAGAAGCTGCGACTAATGTTACGGCAACCACTGCCGCAGCGACAACTGACTCGGCAACTACTGCCGCGGCTACTACTGAAGATGCAACTACTGCAGCAGCTACCACTGTCGCAGCAACTACGGAAGCGGCAACTACGAATGCGGGAACTACAATAACGACTACTGACGCGGCCACTACCGTTACAACGACTGACGCAGCAACAACTATAACGACCACTGACGCGGCTACTACAGTTACAACGACTGACGCAGCAACAACTATAACGACCACTGACGCAGCCACTACCGTTACAACGACTGACGCAGCAACAACTATAACGACCACTGACGCAGCCACTACCGTTACAACGACTGACGCAGCAACAATTGTTACCACGACCGACGCAGCAACTACTATAACGACCACTGACGCAGCCACTACCGTTACAACGACTGACGCAGCAACAACTGTTACCACGACCGACGCAGCAACTACTATAACGACCACTGACGCAGCCACTACCGTTACAACGACTGATGCAGCAACAACTGTTACCACGACCGACGTACCAACTACTATAACGACCACTGACGCAGCCACTACCGTTACAACGACTGATGCAGCAACAACTGTTATCACGACCGACGCACCAACTACTATAACGACCACTGACGCAGCCACTACCGTTACAACGACTGACGCAGCAACAACTGTTACCACGACCGACGCAGCAACTACTATAACAACCACTGACGCAGCCACCACCGTTACAACGACTGACGCAGCAACAACGGTTACTACGACCGATGCACCAACTACTATAACGACCACTGACGCAGCCACTACCGTTACAACGACTGACGCAGCAACAACTGTTACCACGACCGACGCACCAACTACTATAACAACCACTGACGCAGCCACCACCGTTACAACGACTGACGCAGCAACAACTATAACGACCACTGACGCAGCCACTACCGTTACAACGACTGACGCAGCAACAACTGTTACTACGACCGATGCACCAACTACTATAACGACCACTGACGCAGCCACCACCGTTACAACGACTGACGCAGCAACAACGGTTACCACGACCGACGCAGCAACTACTATAACAACCACTGACGCAGCCACCACCGTTACAACGACTGACGCAGCAACAACTGTTACTACGACCGATGCACCAACTACTATAACGACCACTGACGCAGCCACTACCGTTACTACGACTGACGCAGCAACAACTATTACCACGACCGACGCACCAACTACTATAACGACCACTGACGCAGCCACCACCGTTACAACGACTGACGCAGCAACAACTGTTACTACGACCGATGCACCAACTACTATAACGACCACTGACGCAGCCACTACCGTTACTACGACTGACGCAGCAACAACTATTACCACGACCGACGCACCAACTACTATAACGACCACTGACGCGACCACAACTGTTACCACTACTGACGCGACAACTGTAACGACTACCGATGCGACAACTGTTACAACTACTGCCGCACCAACTACTGTGACTACTACTACTGTGGCGACTACTGTTACTACTACCGACGCGACTACTGTCATGGTTTGTACAGCAGCCGGGAGATTCGCGAACACGGCTGATGCAACATGCCAGACATATTATATgtgtattttacaaaatgacgGATCGTACAGACAATATGAGTACATATGTCCTAGTATATCCGTCTTTGATCCAAATAAAGCAGTGTGCACCACCACCTCTTATACTTGCCCAACGGCTTAA
- the LOC106713555 gene encoding uncharacterized protein LOC106713555, which translates to MAFLLMLPVLLLAGTAKYNCEPVSGFDYAHGNGPSQFGDLLRPPPPPLPIAPAPFHGGKPQQQIKEFRYQYQTTYSPAVSTIPPSSEFKFPAPFYKQYNFNFVPSPQPFTTTPSPTFFQKISGWLFPSQQTAAEGSKINLEPFKKDCNPCNLVPWVPVIKYNLGNKNVQESNSPTYRPSGPTSLVQNVVQYRPQPFNFQRSQEHKTNEVINKPHVFYGVPEQSQLNVNPSSTYGPPSASQQISISAQNSLSSIHSVSSSYGVPKTASSSFRQLSSSYELPNTYSFTTSTYSPNTYGTPSIAFDFSQKVTTKSPVNIPGVTPVGHDLDILNVVTPPNHIQLPNIGYPKGFKNSYGEDISNTNALNIPYTFTSLEAASSKIQPQVITNNIVKSFEPNVSIALANPAPFTLNKGRNIHTLQPVALPNLSVSPLPPIFNARPFRPISSSFPTDVIYGINHMKKTSENVNVAQSVPIAEFVHSIEYPTTIIQSPVIEIDATKSANHNKTYRNIPNSYVIDEVRDITPQASEDHISSAKVNQDVSFETTGLETGNNLYESDLPTDMRQNPHIPSNHRQVFADLRGVNDEDLDRYRTESNLQYIDSPLLYLKPSAPHKNFENFVTAASTPSSMSIGQNDYEIYDEIVTTRAPIQTTTKDKYDTRQNNQKDLSSASDGRESQPKIVQIIVPYVTEQSQRSNNKEMRSVSQEAQPFVTKEEHLGRKVPSNTEISYFNTAIETSTLPTTTTDHISTVTEEHNSEINNTPTVLNDFYDVKEPPFDIIKLQHTIDDWTEQEYSNHYSTPDKTRSNEKYAKQIPDDFFTTVIPPQDHKATEYNYEDYDHEGSSSVQHSVTETRNNTLSKSVKEYNIIERAKNKQLIEKGEDPDENQKPRIYTAASSFRSSTTTPAPWGLIQTSISPLTKEKVYVVTSKPWSEKTQTATEIVHETEKEQKFESKKINSNNYDEFTLDNFPFTSPRFSNRPSFGFTASGPVSLDSIKSDSSYGFSKGWHQSINNLRSLYASESTHSSEGSDS; encoded by the exons ATGGCTTTTTTGTTG atGTTGCCAGTATTGCTGCTTGCTGGCACAGCGAAGTATAATTGTGAACCCGTTTCCGGCTTTGACTATGCTCATGGAAATGGCCCATCACAGTTCGGAGATCTCTTAAGGCCACCACCACCTCCATTACCAATTGCACCAGCACCTTTTCACGGAGGGAAACCACAGCAACAAATTAAGGAATTCAGATACCAATATCAAACAACATATTCTCCTGCTGTTTCAACAATTCCTCCTTCTTCGGAGTTCAAATTCCCCGCTCctttttacaaacaatacaACTTTAACTTCGTTCCTTCACCCCAACCTTTTACAACCACCCCTTCACCAACCTTTTTTCAGAAAATATCCGGATGGCTTTTCCCATCTCAACAAACCGCTGCCGAAGGATCTAAAATTAATCTTGAACCATTCAAAAAAGATTGCAATCCTTGCAATTTAGTGCCATGGGTTCCagtgataaaatataacttaggaaataaaaatgtccaaGAAAGCAACAGTCCAACGTACAGGCCTTCCGGTCCGACTTCTCTGGTCCAAAACGTAGTGCAATATCGACCCCAACCATTTAACTTTCAGAGAAGTCAAGAACATAAGACAAATGAAGTAATAAACAAACCTCATGTATTTTATGGTGTACCTGAACAATctcaattaaatgtaaatccCAGCTCAACATACGGACCTCCAAGCGCTTCTCAGCAAATATCAATATCAGCACAAAATTCTTTAAGCTCTATACACTCAGTCAGTTCTTCATATGGTGTCCCCAAAACCGCAAGTTCTTCGTTTCGACAATTAAGTTCATCTTATGAACTTCCCAATACCTACAGCTTCACAACTTCTACATACAGTCCAAATACTTATGGTACACCATCCATTGCCTTTGATTTTAGTCAAAAAGTGACAACAAAATCTCCCGTAAATATTCCGGGAGTTACACCAGTTGGACATGATTTAGACATTTTGAATGTAGTGACACCTCCGAATCATATACAGTTACCCAATATAGGGTATCcaaaaggttttaaaaattcatatgGTGAAGACATTAGTAATACTAATGCATTGAATATACCTTACACATTTACCTCGCTAGAAGCTGCATCAAGTAAAATTCAACCCCaagtaataactaataacatTGTCAAATCTTTTGAACCGAATGTTTCTATCGCACTGGCTAATCCTGCTCCCTTTACCTTAAATAAAGGAAGGAATATACATACTTTGCAACCAGTTGCTCTACCAAATTTAAGCGTTTCCCCTCTACCTCCTATTTTCAATGCACGACCTTTCCGCCCAATATCCTCGTCATTCCCAACAGACGTAATTTATGGGATAAATCACATGAAGAAAACATCCGAAAATGTTAATGTAGCTCAAAGCGTTCCTATTGCAGAGTTTGTACATTCAATAGAATATCCAACTACAATTATTCAATCGCCAGTCATAGAGATAGACGCTACAAAAAGTGCAAATCATAATAAAACCTACAGAAATATACCAAACAGCTACGTGATAGATGAGGTCAGAGACATTACCCCTCAAGCTTCAGAGGATCATATTTCATCAGCAAAAGTAAACCAAGATGTAAGTTTTGAAACAACTGGTCTTGAAACGGGTAATAATCTCTATGAAAGTGACTTACCCACAGATATGAGACAAAATCCTCACATTCCATCTAATCATAGACAAGTATTTGCAGACTTAAGGGGAGTGAACGATGAAGACCTAGATAGATATCGAACAGAAAGTAATCTTCAATATATTGATTCCCCTCTTCTTTACTTAAAACCGAGCGCACCACAtaagaattttgaaaattttgtaacagCAGCTTCTACACCTTCATCAATGAGCATTGGTCAAAACGACTACGAAATTTATGACGAGATTGTAACAACTCGTGCGCCTATTCAGACTACAACTAAAGATAAGTATGATACGCggcaaaataatcaaaaagatCTATCAAGTGCATCAGACGGACGTGAAAGTCAACCGAAAATAGTGCAAATAATTGTACCTTATGTAACTGAACAAAGTCAAAGAAGTAACAATAAAGAGATGCGTTCGGTTTCTCAAGAAGCTCAACCATTTGTGACAAAAGAAGAGCATCTGGGAAGAAAAGTCCCTTCGAATACAGAAATTTCATACTTTAACACTGCTATAGAAACTTCGACACTACCAACTACAACAACAGATCATATTTCAACGGTAACAGAAGAACATAattcagaaataaataacacaccGACGGTCTTGAACGATTTCTACGACGTTAAAGAGCCACCATtcgatattattaaattacaacataCTATTGATGATTGGACAGAACAAGAATATTCTAATCATTATTCAACACCTGACAAGACTAGATCTAATGAAAAGTATGCTAAACAAATTCCTGATGATTTTTTCACGACAGTAATTCCACCACAAGATCATAAAGCCACCGAATATAATTACGAGGATTATGATCACGAAGGTTCGAGCAGCGTGCAACATTCTGTCACtgaaacaagaaataataCTTTATCCAAATCagtaaaagaatataatattatagaaagggccaaaaataaacaattaatagaaaaagggGAAGATCCAGACGAAAATCAAAAACCGCGTATTTACACTGCAGCGTCATCTTTCCGCAGTTCAACAACAACACCTGCGCCTTGGGGTTTGATACAAACATCAATATCTCCACTTACcaaagaaaaagtttatgtAGTAACATCAAAACCTTGGAGTGAAAAAACTCAAACTGCAACCGAAATCGTTCACGAAACAGAAAAAGAGCAAAAGTTTGAATCCAAGAAAAtcaatagtaataattatgatGAATTCACGTTGGATAACTTTCCATTTACGTCACCGAGATTCTCGAATCGTCCTTCCTTTGGATTCACTGCCTCCGGTCCGGTTTCTTTGGATTCTATAAAGTCAGACTCATCTTATGGCTTTTCCAAGGGCTGGCATCAAAGCA TAAACAATTTGCGTAGTCTTTACGCTAGCGAAAGCACGCACTCATCGGAGGGTTCTGACTCGTGA